In gamma proteobacterium HIMB55, the genomic stretch AAATAGAATCCAGTGGAAGAGGGTGAGTGGTAGAGACAAGGGCGATGACTGCATGAATGCATCATAGCGAGTATCGCCCCCGCTATCAGTTGCTGGTGCTAGGTCAGCTCGTCCCTGGCCGTAGCAAAGGCCGCGACCGCCTTATCGAGATCTGCCTTGGTATGCCCCGCCGAGATCTGAACACGGATACGGGCCTTACCCTTAGGTACAACAGGATAGAAGAAACCGATCGCAAAGATATCGAGCTCGAGCAACCGCTCGGACATTTTCTGCGCCAGAACCGCATCGCCCAGCATGACCGGAACAATCGGATGATCGCCTGCCGGAACCGCGAATCCATTCGCCTGCATTTCTGCTCTGAAGTAGTGCGTGTTGTCTTCGAGCTGATCGCGTAAATCCGTCGATGCCTCGAGCATATCGAGCACTTTAAGTGATGCCGCACAGATCGATGGAGCGAGTGTGTTGGAGAACAAGTAGGGACGGGACCTCTGCCGCAGCAGATCAATAATTTCCTGTCGTCCAGAGGTATAGCCGCCAGATCCACCTCCTAGCGCTTTGCCAAAGGTGCCGGTGGTAATGTCTACCCGATCCATGACATTGCAGTACTCGTGAACACCACGACCAGTTTTTCCCATGAAGCCCGTCGCATGACAGTCGTCGTGATGCACCATAGCTCCGTATTGATCGGCGAGATCACAGATCTTATCGAGCTGAGCGATGGTGCCATCCATTGAGAATACGCCATCCGTGGTGATCAAAATACGACGTGCGCCCGCATCCCTGGCTGCAATTAGCTGCGCTTCAAGATCCGCCATATCACTGTTTCGGTAGCGATATCGTGCTGCTTTACAGAGACGAATGCCGTCGATGATCGATGCGTGGTTAAGCTCGTCAGAGATGACGGCGTCCTCTGGACCAAGAATTGTCTCGAATAAGCCAGCGTTAGCGTCGAAGCAAGCGGCGTACAGGATTGTGTCTTCCATGCCGAGGAAGTTCGAAACACGCTCCTCAAGGGTCTTGTGGATACCTTGGGTGCCGCAGATGAAGCGCACGGAAGCCAAGCCAAAACCCCAGGTGTTTAAGCTATCGCTAGCGGCCTTTTTGACCTCGGGATGGTTTGCTAACCCGAGGTAATTATTCGCGCACATGTTGATGACATTTGAGCCATCGGCCAGCTGGATATCATTTTTCTGATCTGACGCAATGACTCGCTCGGTCTTCCATAGGCCGGCCGCTTTAATCTCAGCAATTTCGTCAGCGAAACTGGCTCTTGCCGTCGTGTAGCTCATATTAGTCTTTCCAATCGAGGATAATTTTGCCAGATTGCCCGGAGCGCATAATGTCAAAGCCCTCCTGGAATTCAGTGTAGTGCAGTCGGTGGGTAATGATGCGCTCTACCGGCAGACCGCTCTGAATCATCATGACCATCTTGTACCACGTCTCATACATCTCCCGGCCGTAAATGCCTTTGATGTTGAGCCCTTTGAACACAACATCGGTCCAGTTAATGCCAGTGTCGTCGGGCATGATTCCTAGCATGGCAATGTTGCCACCGTTGATCATCTTGTCGAGGACATCGCGGAAAGCAACGGGGGAACCCGACATCTCAAGACAGACGTCAAAGCCCTCAAGAATACCGAGGCTCTCCATGAACTCCTTCGTGATCTGCTGTTTCGCAACGTTGATGGGCTTCACCTTTGGGACGATGCGCTTCGCAAGATCGAGCCTGTATTCATTTACGTCGGTGAGGATGACGTTTCGCGCACCGCAATGACCGGCAACCATGGCCGCCATGATGCCGATCGGTCCTGCGCCAGTGATGATGACGTCTTCACCCACCATGTTGAACGAGAGTGCTGTATGCGTAGCGTTACCATACGGATCAAAGATCGCCAAAAGCTCAGAGGGGATGTAGACACTTGGTCTAAACACATTGGTGGCGGGAATAGCCAGGTATTCGGCGAACGCACCGTCTCGGTTGACGCCAACCCCCTGTGTGTTGGGGCAAAGGTGTAGACGACCAGCGAGGCAGTTTCGGCAGCGGCCGCAAACGATATGACCCTCGCCTGAGACAATGTCGCCAATATTAAGGCCGGTGACGTTGGCACCGATTTCAACAATCTCACCCGCGTATTCGTGACCACTCACCATAGGGACATTGATCGTTTTTTGCGCCCAGTCATCCCAGTTGTAGATGTGAACGTCAGTGCCGCAAATGGCCGTCTTATGGATTTTTATCAGTACCTCGTTTCCCTTGATTTCAGGGATTGGTACATCCTCTAACCACAGGCCTTCTTTGGCGTATTTTTTGACAAGAGCTTTCATAAGGTCTTTCTGGCATCGCTAAGATTTACAGAGGGTTGTATGCTCAAAATCGCGACTTGGATGACAAATGTTTATTCACAAATTTTTCGCAGTCTTAG encodes the following:
- a CDS encoding 2-amino-3-ketobutyrate coenzyme A ligase (PFAM: Aminotransferase class I and II~TIGRFAM: 8-amino-7-oxononanoate synthase; 2-amino-3-ketobutyrate coenzyme A ligase), whose product is MTLCAPGNLAKLSSIGKTNMSYTTARASFADEIAEIKAAGLWKTERVIASDQKNDIQLADGSNVINMCANNYLGLANHPEVKKAASDSLNTWGFGLASVRFICGTQGIHKTLEERVSNFLGMEDTILYAACFDANAGLFETILGPEDAVISDELNHASIIDGIRLCKAARYRYRNSDMADLEAQLIAARDAGARRILITTDGVFSMDGTIAQLDKICDLADQYGAMVHHDDCHATGFMGKTGRGVHEYCNVMDRVDITTGTFGKALGGGSGGYTSGRQEIIDLLRQRSRPYLFSNTLAPSICAASLKVLDMLEASTDLRDQLEDNTHYFRAEMQANGFAVPAGDHPIVPVMLGDAVLAQKMSERLLELDIFAIGFFYPVVPKGKARIRVQISAGHTKADLDKAVAAFATARDELT
- a CDS encoding L-threonine 3-dehydrogenase (PFAM: Alcohol dehydrogenase GroES-like domain; Zinc-binding dehydrogenase~TIGRFAM: L-threonine 3-dehydrogenase), with product MKALVKKYAKEGLWLEDVPIPEIKGNEVLIKIHKTAICGTDVHIYNWDDWAQKTINVPMVSGHEYAGEIVEIGANVTGLNIGDIVSGEGHIVCGRCRNCLAGRLHLCPNTQGVGVNRDGAFAEYLAIPATNVFRPSVYIPSELLAIFDPYGNATHTALSFNMVGEDVIITGAGPIGIMAAMVAGHCGARNVILTDVNEYRLDLAKRIVPKVKPINVAKQQITKEFMESLGILEGFDVCLEMSGSPVAFRDVLDKMINGGNIAMLGIMPDDTGINWTDVVFKGLNIKGIYGREMYETWYKMVMMIQSGLPVERIITHRLHYTEFQEGFDIMRSGQSGKIILDWKD